DNA sequence from the Bacillota bacterium genome:
GAACCACGCGCGGCGGGTGGTCGGGGCTCACGAAGAGGCTCGTCCACCCCTCGACCGGCTCGATTTCGGCACCGGGAGCAGCCGCGCTTTCCAGCGCACGCACGACGGTGGTGCCGACCGCGACGACACGGCGGCCTTCCCGAAGGGCGCGATTCACCTGGGCTGCAGCCGCCAGGGGCACTGCGAACCACTCCGGGTAAACCGCGTCCGGCCCCACGTCATCGTCCTCTATCTCCTGGCTCGAAAGCCCGGTGTGCAGCAGGACGCTGGTGAACTCCACCCCGGCCCGCCGCAGTTCCCACCGGATCCGCCCGGTAAACGGCCGCGCTGCGGACGGCATCTCAGCGGAACCGGGTATCTCCCCCACCTCCGTCTGGTAGGCGGAAAGCGGCCAGGGAGCGGCCACGTAGCCGTATCGCACCGGCTCTCCGAGCCTGGCCATGAGTTCGAAGGCCGGGGCGGAGACCCCGGCGACCCAGTACCGGCCGCCCCGGGCGTAGGGCTCCAGCAGGCGCACCTCGGCGCCCGGTTCGATGGTAAACCCATCCCCCGGCCTGACCT
Encoded proteins:
- a CDS encoding S-adenosylmethionine:tRNA ribosyltransferase-isomerase translates to MLEARQIDFLLPAEAAAVAPPEAEGRGREGVRLLVIDRAAGEWRHARFIDLPELLHAGDLLAFNVSQTLAAALPAVRTEDRVAVRIHFSTRLDGYQNPPAPPPERWVVEVRPGDGSPSRQGEVRPGDGFTIEPGAEVRLLEPYARGGRYWVAGVSAPAFELMARLGEPVRYGYVAAPWPLSAYQTEVGEIPGSAEMPSAARPFTGRIRWELRRAGVEFTSVLLHTGLSSQEIEDDDVGPDAVYPEWFAVPLAAAAQVNRALREGRRVVAVGTTVVRALESAAAPGAEIEPVEGWTSLFVSPDHPPRVVQGLVTGLHAPRSTHLAMLAAFVEPALLRAAYADALHRGYRWHEFGDLCLIV